One window of the Vigna radiata var. radiata cultivar VC1973A chromosome 1, Vradiata_ver6, whole genome shotgun sequence genome contains the following:
- the LOC106772522 gene encoding cullin-3A, which yields MSTQKKRAFQIEAFKHRVVVDPKYAEKTWKVLEHAIHEIYNHNASGLSFEELYRNAYNMVLHKFGEKLYTGLVTTMTAHLKEISQSIESAQGEIFLDELNRKWVDHNKALQMIRDILMYMDRTFIPSNHKTPVHELGLNLWRDVVIHSSKTQARLLDTLLELVLRERNGEVINRGLMRNIIKMLMDLGLPVYQHDFEKHFLDVSANFYCCESQKFIETCDCGDYLKKAERRLNEELERVSHYLDPRSESKITNVVEKEMIESHMHTLVHMENSGLVSMLVDDKYEDLQRMYNLFRRVPAGLTIVKEVMTSFIRDTGKQLIMDPERLRDPVDFVQRLLDLKDKYDKVITMSFNNDKTFQNALNSSFEYFINLNARSPEFISLFVDDKLRRGLKGVGEEDVEIVLDKVMMLFRYLQEKDVFEKYYKQHLAKRLLSGKTISDDAERSLIVKLKTECGYQFTSKLEGMFTDMKTSHDTMQGFYAGQGTELGDGPTLSVQVLTTGSWPTQPSPPCNLPQEILGVCDKFRTYYLGTHNGRRLSWQTNMGTADLKATFGKGQKHELNVSTYQMCVLMLFNNVEQLTCKEIEQATAIPMSDLRRCLQSLACVKGKNVLRKEPMSKDIAEDDAFFFNDKFTSKFFKVKIGTVVAQRESEPENLETRQRVEEDRKPQIEAAIVRIMKSRRTLDHNNIVAEVTKQLQSRFLPNPVVIKKRIESLIEREFLERDKVDRKLYRYLA from the exons ATGAGCACGCAGAAGAAGCGCGCCTTCCAGATAGAGGCGTTCAAGCACCGGGTGGTGGTCGATCCCAAGTACGCCGAGAAGACGTGGAAGGTTCTAGAACACGCTATCCACGAGATATACAACCACAACGCCAGTGGCCTTAGCTTTGAAGAGCTTTACCG GAATGCTTATAATATGGTGCTACACAAATTTGGGGAGAAACTTTACACAGGACTTGTGACGACCATGACTGctcatttaaaagaaatttctcAATCAATTGAATCTGCTCAAGGAGAAATTTTCTTGGATGAGCTCAATAGGAAGTGGGTAGATCATAACAAGGCATTGCAAATGATCCGAGATATACTGATGTACATGGATCGAACATTTATACCTAGCAACCATAAAACACCTGTTCATGAGCTTGGATTGAATCTTTGGAGAGATGTTGTTATCCATTCCAGCAAAACTCAGGCTAGGCTTCTAGATACACTTCTTGAGCTTGTGCTCAGGGAAAGGAATGGTGAGGTAATAAACAGAGGATTGAtgagaaatataataaagatgCTTATGGATTTGGGTTTACCTGTTTACCAGCATGACTTTGAGAAGCATTTTCTCGATGTATCCGCAAATTTTTACTGTTGTGAGTCCCAGAAATTCATTGAAACTTGTGATTGTGGTGATTATCTGAAGAAAGCTGAGAGACGTTTAAATGAAGAGTTGGAGAGAGTATCTCATTACTTGGATCCCAGAAGTGAGTCAAAGATAACTAATGTGGTGGAGAAGGAGATGATTGAAAGCCATATGCACACTCTAGTTCATATGGAGAACTCAGGCCTAGTTAGTATGCTTGTAGATGACAAATATGAAGACTTGCAAAGAATGTATAATTTGTTTCGTAGGGTGCCTGCTGGGCTCACAATTGTTAAAGAAGTCATGACTTCCTTTATACGGGATACAGGTAAACAGCTAATTATGGATCCTGAAAGGTTGAGAGATCCTGTAGATTTTGTTCAACGCCTGTTAGATTTGAAGGATAAATATGACAAGGTTATTACAATGtcttttaataatgataagACATTTCAGAATGCCTTGAATTCCTCTTTTGAATATTTCATCAATTTGAATGCCCGGTCTCCAGAGTTCATCTCTTTGTTTGTGGATGACAAACTTCGCCGAGGGTTGAAAGGGGTTGGTGAGGAGGATGTGGAGATTGTACTAGACAAAGTAATGATGCTCTTCCGGTACCTACAGGAGAAGGATGTGTTTGAGAAGTATTACAAGCAACATTTGGCAAAAAGGCTTCTTTCAGGGAAGACTATATCTGATGATGCAGAAAGGAGTTTGATTGTTAAGCTCAAAACAGAATGCGGATATCAATTCACTTCTAAGTTAGAGGGTATGTTTACTGACATGAAGACTTCTCATGACACAATGCAGGGTTTCTATGCTGGCCAAGGTACTGAGTTGGGCGATGGCCCTACACTATCTGTCCAGGTGCTTACGACAGGATCATGGCCTACTCAGCCTAGCCCACCGTGTAATCTTCCACAAGAAATATTGGGTGTATGTGACAAGTTTCGAACATATTATCTGGGCACACATAATGGTAGGAGATTGTCCTGGCAAACTAATATGGGGACTGCTGATTTGAAAGCAACATTTGGTAAAGGCCAAAAGCACGAGTTGAATGTTTCCACATACCAAATGTGTGTACTAATGCTTTTCAACAACGTTGAGCAGTTGACTTGTAAGGAGATAGAGCAAGCCACAGCCATTCCCATGTCAGATTTGAGGAGATGCCTTCAGTCTCTTGCCTGTGTGAAAGGAAAAAATGTTCTTCGAAAAGAGCCAATGAGCAAGGACATAGCAGAGGATGATGCATTCTTCTTTAATGACAAATTCACAAGCAAGTTCTTCAAGGTAAAGATAGGCACTGTCGTTGCACAGAGGGAGTCTGAACCAGAAAACCTAGAAACCCGGCAAAGAGTGGAGGAAGACCGAAAGCCACAAATCGAGGCAGCAATTGTGAGGATAATGAAATCAAGACGAACTCTAGATCATAATAATATTGTGGCTGAGGTCACTAAGCAGCTGCAGTCACGGTTTTTGCCTAATCCTGTTGTTATTAAGAAAAGAATTGAATCCCTTATTGAGCGTGAGTTTTTGGAGAGGGATAAAGTGGACAGAAAACTGTATCGCTATCTTGCTTGA